A stretch of the Cellulomonas sp. WB94 genome encodes the following:
- the fdxA gene encoding ferredoxin — protein sequence MTYVIAQPCVDVKDKACIDECPVDCIYEGKRSLYIHPDECVDCGACEPVCPVEAIYYEDDVPEQWSEYYKANVEFFDDLGSPGGAAKLGMIEKDHPIIAVLPLQVHEA from the coding sequence GTGACGTATGTGATCGCCCAGCCTTGCGTTGACGTCAAGGACAAGGCGTGCATCGACGAGTGTCCCGTGGACTGCATCTACGAGGGCAAGCGATCGCTCTACATCCACCCGGACGAGTGCGTCGACTGCGGTGCGTGCGAGCCGGTGTGCCCGGTCGAGGCGATCTACTACGAGGACGACGTCCCCGAGCAGTGGAGCGAGTACTACAAGGCGAACGTCGAGTTCTTCGACGACCTGGGTTCGCCCGGCGGCGCCGCGAAGCTGGGGATGATCGAGAAGGACCACCCGATCATCGCCGTGCTGCCGCTCCAGGTGCACGAAGCCTGA
- a CDS encoding ABC transporter ATP-binding protein, which produces MATDTAHAPVPAQQAEPVLSVRGLGVDFYVDGEWYPAAIDLDYDVRPGEVLAIVGESGSGKTQSSMSLIGLLPPNGRARGSAKIDGRELIGMPSHRLRQIRGKEIAVIFQEPMTALNPVYTVGFQIVETLRTHFTLSPKEARARAVELLTLVEIPDPARRFDSYPHQLSGGQRQRAMIAQALACDPRLLIADEPTTALDVTVQAEILKLMRDLRHRIDSGIILITHDMGVVADMADTILVMKDGRVVEHGTSEEIFGNPQHPYTRKLLDAVPHLGTARPLAATTSEPTPGPAEAAVAHPLVLEARGMVIEYPGRGRTPAFRAVDGVDLTIGYGEVVGLVGESGSGKTTIGRAVVGLLPTTHGELTIAGVNMVGAKRKDLAPLRSQVGIVFQDPGSSLNPRLPIGESIGEPLFLHHGIKGKALSQRVEQLLDQVQLPRSMRNRYPHELSGGQRQRVGIARALSLEPKLLVADEPTSALDVSVQATVLDIFQELQREHGFACLFISHDLAVVEILASRIAVMHQGKLVEVGRTEQIVNDPQHPYTQRLLSAVPVPDPAEQRRRREARDALIVAAQHEQDEIEQAASAREAADKLDHLGEERIPPTGL; this is translated from the coding sequence GTGGCCACTGACACCGCGCACGCCCCCGTCCCCGCGCAGCAGGCCGAGCCCGTGCTGAGCGTCCGAGGCCTGGGTGTCGACTTCTACGTGGACGGCGAGTGGTACCCCGCAGCCATCGACCTCGACTACGACGTCCGACCCGGCGAGGTGCTGGCGATCGTCGGCGAGTCCGGCTCGGGCAAGACGCAGTCGTCGATGTCGCTCATCGGGCTGCTCCCGCCGAACGGGCGTGCCCGCGGCAGCGCGAAGATCGACGGCCGCGAGCTCATCGGGATGCCCTCGCACCGACTTCGCCAGATCCGCGGCAAGGAGATCGCGGTCATCTTCCAGGAGCCGATGACCGCGCTGAACCCGGTCTACACGGTCGGCTTCCAGATCGTCGAGACCCTGCGCACCCATTTCACGCTGTCCCCGAAGGAGGCTCGGGCGCGGGCCGTCGAGCTGCTCACCCTGGTCGAGATCCCCGACCCCGCCCGCAGGTTCGACTCCTACCCGCACCAGCTCTCGGGCGGGCAGCGTCAGCGCGCCATGATCGCCCAGGCGCTCGCGTGCGACCCGCGGCTGCTCATCGCCGACGAGCCGACGACGGCGCTCGACGTCACCGTGCAGGCCGAGATCCTCAAGCTGATGCGGGACCTGCGTCACCGCATCGACTCGGGGATCATCCTCATCACGCACGACATGGGCGTCGTCGCGGACATGGCGGACACCATCCTGGTCATGAAGGACGGGCGCGTCGTCGAGCACGGGACGTCGGAGGAGATCTTCGGGAACCCGCAGCACCCGTACACGCGCAAGCTGCTCGACGCCGTGCCGCACCTGGGTACGGCGCGTCCCCTCGCCGCGACGACGAGCGAGCCGACGCCCGGGCCCGCCGAGGCGGCCGTGGCGCACCCGCTGGTCCTCGAGGCGCGCGGCATGGTCATCGAGTACCCGGGCCGCGGGCGTACCCCGGCCTTCCGCGCGGTCGACGGCGTCGACCTGACGATCGGCTACGGCGAGGTCGTCGGACTGGTCGGTGAGTCAGGCTCGGGCAAGACCACGATCGGGCGCGCGGTCGTCGGACTGCTGCCGACGACGCACGGCGAGCTGACGATCGCCGGCGTGAACATGGTCGGCGCGAAGCGCAAGGACCTCGCGCCGCTGCGCAGCCAGGTCGGCATCGTGTTCCAGGACCCCGGGTCGTCGCTGAACCCGCGCCTGCCGATCGGCGAGTCCATCGGTGAGCCGCTGTTCCTGCACCACGGCATCAAGGGCAAGGCGCTGAGCCAGCGCGTCGAGCAGCTGCTCGACCAGGTGCAGCTGCCCCGCTCGATGCGCAACCGCTACCCGCACGAGCTGTCCGGCGGTCAGCGCCAGCGGGTCGGCATCGCGCGGGCCCTGTCGCTCGAGCCGAAGCTGCTCGTGGCCGACGAGCCGACGTCCGCGCTCGACGTGTCGGTGCAGGCCACGGTGCTGGACATCTTCCAGGAGCTGCAGCGTGAGCACGGCTTCGCGTGCCTGTTCATCTCCCACGACCTCGCCGTCGTGGAGATCCTCGCGAGCCGCATCGCCGTCATGCACCAGGGCAAGCTGGTCGAGGTCGGCCGCACCGAGCAGATCGTGAACGACCCGCAGCACCCTTACACGCAGCGGCTCCTGTCAGCCGTGCCGGTGCCGGACCCCGCCGAGCAGCGGCGTCGGCGCGAGGCACGCGACGCCCTCATCGTCGCCGCGCAGCACGAGCAGGACGAGATCGAGCAGGCCGCGAGTGCTCGCGAGGCGGCCGACAAGCTCGACCACCTGGGCGAGGAGAGGATCCCGCCGACGGGCCTCTGA
- a CDS encoding PIG-L family deacetylase — protein sequence MTGSSPGGLLAVHAHPDDETLATGALLATWADAGLPVTVVTCTRGELGEVIGSALAHLEGDGPALAAHRERELAAALEALGVTDHLFLDTVAPVTGRAAAPSAASSARFTDSGMAWAGVAQAGRRDDLPDGAFVAVPLDDAAGRLARVLRDRRPAVVVTYEPGGGYGHPDHVRAQEVTARAVALAADADWGTEVGPSHAVAALLWAVRGEESLRAAYRELATDLQLSASELRAGLPDPSGPVPSVVVPDSDVDLTVDVRPVLARLAAALRAHGTQVQGVTTVASVGDAHSGLGAVVGSYALSNDVLAPVLGIEEYLFAPGSTGDGVAWPAGVRRVA from the coding sequence ATGACTGGCTCGTCGCCGGGTGGGCTGCTGGCTGTCCACGCCCACCCGGACGACGAGACGCTCGCGACGGGCGCGCTGCTCGCGACGTGGGCCGACGCCGGCCTGCCCGTGACGGTCGTGACGTGCACGCGCGGTGAGCTCGGCGAGGTCATCGGCTCGGCGCTCGCGCACCTCGAGGGGGACGGGCCTGCACTGGCCGCCCACCGCGAGCGCGAGCTGGCGGCGGCCCTCGAGGCGCTCGGCGTCACCGATCACCTCTTCCTCGACACCGTCGCCCCGGTGACCGGCCGCGCCGCAGCGCCTTCCGCTGCGAGCTCGGCGCGGTTCACGGACTCCGGCATGGCGTGGGCGGGCGTCGCCCAGGCGGGTCGCCGCGACGACCTGCCCGACGGCGCGTTCGTCGCTGTCCCGCTCGACGACGCCGCGGGTCGGCTCGCCCGCGTGCTGCGGGACCGCCGTCCGGCCGTCGTCGTCACCTACGAGCCCGGCGGCGGCTATGGCCACCCGGATCACGTCCGGGCGCAGGAGGTGACGGCACGCGCCGTCGCGCTGGCGGCCGACGCCGACTGGGGCACCGAGGTCGGGCCGTCACACGCCGTCGCCGCACTGCTGTGGGCCGTCCGCGGGGAGGAGTCGCTGCGCGCGGCGTACCGCGAGCTCGCCACCGACCTGCAGCTGTCGGCGAGCGAGCTCCGCGCAGGACTCCCGGACCCCTCTGGGCCCGTGCCGTCGGTCGTGGTCCCGGACAGCGACGTCGACCTCACAGTCGACGTCCGACCGGTCCTCGCGCGGCTCGCCGCGGCGCTGCGCGCCCACGGGACGCAGGTCCAGGGCGTGACGACCGTGGCGTCGGTCGGCGATGCGCACAGCGGGCTCGGCGCCGTCGTCGGCTCCTACGCGCTCAGCAACGACGTCCTCGCGCCCGTGCTCGGCATCGAGGAGTACCTGTTCGCACCTGGCTCGACCGGCGACGGTGTCGCATGGCCGGCCGGGGTGCGGCGGGTAGCCTGA
- a CDS encoding VanW family protein codes for MGSSIERGADAREDVATTGSEPVPDATEALPDGAVTGGADVVDEPSGQDTVAEPTEEPVDEPRDEPEPVDEPQDEPEPVDEPQDEPVDGPEPTDEDVDEPVDQPVAVDDDGPAAEAAIEAEVPAEGAPAADPEPPVDPEASIDAEPELSLEGEPAADEQKTVADVAEPSIDDEPRPSTDAAPAKVAEAAPQHEPEAAQEPAADAEPVVVAEPARPVVPQPPAPFDRAVADGTATTIMAPTDAPRTTGPTRTPLLDAVAAAGAVNVPTTTPPEIPIVPVPVVPVVPREAVAPPATVTPAAVTAPPAVTAPPVATAPPVATPPAQSTPPAQSVTPVPGQVVRVPGIPGRPVVTATPAVAAPGATPAPALGPVQPPVSAQAPVGPAVSAVKRAAPAPVGSATTSGDFSPFPGRVTQVAEESSSPLDVFAADSGRRRWPRVLLWILSIVIVLGAVYVGACYAVASKVPRGATVAGVDIGGLDQAAAVAALQAGLTSVTTEPIAVTAGDVTGTVDPASAGLTLDAPATVSRLVGFDLHPVRLWNLLFGVGIQEPVTHVDDAALTSAVEALGGSLSQAPVDGAIVFADGTPHETAAVDGWELDAAAAADTLRTQWLTAARPLTLATVAIEPDITQAETDKAMTEVATRVTSAPVAVQVDSQLVSLPVKALASVASFVAEDSALALKLDGPKLVTEVLSRTTNLLTAAADAHFEFQNDAPVIVPGQAGTTLDPQVLADAVAAAAVASDRTATVALVQTDPAQSTDKLTALGVKEIVSEFATPLTSEPKRTANITNGAANINGTLVLPDGTFSLTEALGPVTAENGYINAGVLVGGEHVQGMGGGLSQVSTTTFNAAYLAGYEDIEHRPHTEWFSRYPEGREATIYTGVLDMKWKNTTPYGALVQAWVADNQVHVRIWSTKYWVVETSTSARSNVKTPTTVYSQSPTCVASSAGNPGFKVTTTRTLSLDGAVKETKSFTWTYKPQNKIICGPAPTDGVTPAP; via the coding sequence ATGGGCAGCAGCATCGAGCGCGGAGCCGATGCGCGCGAGGACGTCGCGACGACGGGCAGCGAGCCCGTCCCGGACGCGACCGAGGCTCTGCCCGACGGCGCCGTGACCGGTGGCGCCGACGTCGTGGACGAGCCGTCGGGTCAGGACACCGTGGCCGAGCCCACGGAGGAGCCCGTGGACGAGCCGCGGGACGAGCCTGAGCCCGTGGACGAACCGCAGGACGAGCCCGAGCCCGTGGACGAGCCGCAGGACGAGCCCGTGGACGGGCCCGAGCCCACGGACGAAGACGTGGACGAGCCGGTGGACCAGCCCGTGGCAGTAGACGATGACGGGCCGGCGGCCGAGGCCGCGATCGAGGCCGAGGTCCCGGCGGAAGGCGCGCCCGCCGCCGATCCTGAGCCCCCCGTGGACCCGGAGGCGTCGATCGACGCCGAGCCGGAGCTGTCGCTCGAGGGCGAGCCCGCGGCCGACGAGCAGAAGACCGTGGCCGACGTGGCGGAGCCGTCGATCGACGACGAGCCGAGGCCCTCGACCGACGCTGCTCCGGCGAAGGTCGCCGAGGCAGCGCCTCAGCACGAGCCCGAGGCGGCGCAGGAGCCTGCGGCTGACGCGGAGCCCGTCGTCGTGGCCGAGCCTGCGCGCCCGGTCGTGCCGCAGCCACCTGCCCCGTTCGACCGCGCGGTCGCGGACGGCACCGCGACGACGATCATGGCGCCGACCGACGCACCGCGCACGACCGGCCCGACGCGCACCCCTCTGCTCGATGCCGTCGCGGCTGCGGGTGCCGTCAACGTCCCGACGACGACTCCACCCGAGATCCCGATCGTCCCAGTGCCCGTCGTGCCCGTCGTACCCCGCGAGGCCGTCGCGCCGCCGGCGACCGTGACACCCGCGGCGGTCACGGCGCCCCCCGCGGTCACCGCACCCCCGGTCGCGACGGCACCGCCGGTGGCCACCCCGCCCGCGCAGAGCACCCCACCCGCGCAGAGCGTCACGCCGGTCCCCGGGCAGGTCGTCCGCGTCCCCGGCATCCCGGGCCGCCCGGTCGTCACTGCCACCCCAGCCGTCGCCGCCCCCGGCGCCACGCCGGCCCCGGCACTGGGGCCGGTGCAGCCCCCGGTTAGCGCCCAGGCCCCCGTCGGGCCGGCGGTGTCGGCGGTGAAGCGGGCCGCGCCCGCGCCCGTGGGGTCCGCGACGACATCGGGCGACTTCAGTCCGTTCCCGGGGCGCGTCACCCAGGTCGCCGAGGAGTCGTCGTCCCCGCTCGACGTGTTCGCGGCGGACTCGGGCCGACGTCGTTGGCCGCGGGTCCTGCTGTGGATCCTGTCGATCGTGATCGTGCTCGGAGCCGTCTACGTCGGTGCGTGCTACGCGGTCGCGTCGAAGGTCCCGCGTGGGGCCACCGTGGCCGGCGTCGACATCGGCGGGCTGGACCAGGCCGCCGCGGTCGCCGCGCTCCAGGCTGGGCTCACCTCGGTGACGACCGAGCCCATCGCGGTCACCGCGGGGGACGTCACGGGCACCGTCGACCCGGCGAGCGCCGGGCTGACGCTCGACGCACCCGCGACGGTGTCGCGACTCGTCGGGTTCGACCTGCACCCGGTGCGGCTGTGGAACCTGCTGTTCGGGGTCGGCATCCAGGAGCCGGTCACGCACGTCGACGACGCCGCGCTGACGTCTGCGGTCGAGGCCCTCGGTGGTTCGCTGAGCCAGGCGCCGGTCGACGGAGCCATCGTGTTCGCCGACGGGACGCCGCACGAGACCGCGGCGGTCGACGGCTGGGAGCTCGACGCCGCCGCTGCAGCGGACACCCTGCGCACCCAGTGGCTGACGGCTGCACGCCCGCTCACGCTCGCGACCGTCGCGATCGAGCCGGACATCACGCAGGCGGAGACCGACAAGGCGATGACGGAGGTCGCGACGCGCGTCACGTCGGCCCCGGTCGCGGTGCAGGTCGACAGTCAGCTCGTGTCCCTGCCCGTCAAGGCGCTGGCCTCGGTGGCGAGCTTCGTGGCGGAGGACTCCGCCCTGGCCCTCAAGCTCGACGGCCCGAAGCTGGTCACCGAGGTGCTGAGCCGGACCACCAACCTGCTGACGGCGGCCGCGGACGCGCACTTCGAGTTCCAGAACGACGCACCCGTGATCGTGCCGGGCCAGGCCGGCACGACGCTCGACCCCCAGGTGCTGGCTGACGCCGTCGCTGCGGCCGCCGTCGCCAGCGACCGGACCGCGACGGTCGCGCTGGTCCAGACCGACCCGGCGCAGTCGACCGACAAGCTGACGGCGCTCGGCGTCAAGGAGATCGTGTCGGAGTTCGCGACGCCGCTCACGTCCGAGCCGAAGCGGACCGCCAACATCACCAACGGCGCGGCGAACATCAACGGGACGCTCGTGCTGCCCGACGGGACCTTCAGCCTCACCGAGGCGCTCGGCCCGGTCACGGCCGAGAACGGCTACATCAATGCCGGGGTGCTGGTCGGCGGCGAGCACGTCCAGGGGATGGGCGGCGGTCTCTCGCAGGTCTCGACCACGACCTTCAACGCGGCCTACCTCGCGGGGTACGAGGACATCGAGCACCGTCCGCACACCGAGTGGTTCTCGCGCTACCCCGAGGGGCGTGAGGCGACGATCTACACCGGCGTGCTCGACATGAAGTGGAAGAACACCACGCCGTACGGCGCGCTCGTGCAGGCGTGGGTCGCGGACAACCAGGTGCACGTGCGGATCTGGAGCACCAAGTACTGGGTGGTCGAGACGTCGACGAGTGCGCGGTCGAACGTCAAGACGCCGACGACGGTGTACTCGCAGTCACCGACCTGCGTCGCGTCGTCGGCCGGCAACCCGGGGTTCAAGGTGACGACGACGCGCACCCTGTCGCTGGACGGCGCCGTCAAGGAGACCAAGTCGTTCACGTGGACGTACAAGCCGCAGAACAAGATCATCTGCGGGCCGGCTCCGACGGACGGGGTGACGCCCGCGCCGTGA
- the typA gene encoding translational GTPase TypA, producing MSVPAGKSVRSDLRNVAIVAHVDHGKTTLVDAMLWQSGSFGEHAHVEVRAMDSGDLEREKGITILAKNTAVHYTGPAAAAHGHPEGITINVIDTPGHADFGGEVERGLSMVDGVVLLVDASEGPLPQTRFVLRKALEAKLPVILLVNKVDRPDSRISEVVTESMDLLLGLASDLHEDVPDLDLDAILDVPVVYAASKAGRASIVQPADGTMPDSPNLEPLFQMILDKIPAPTYDADAPLQAHVTNLDASPFLGRLALLRVFNGTIRKGQTVAWARADGTLQNVKITELLETKALERVPTESAGPGDIVAVAGIEGITIGETLTDPDDPRPLPLIKVDDPAISMTIGINTSPLAGRGGKGHKVTARQVKDRLDKELVGNVSLRVLPTERPDAWEVQGRGELALAILVEQMRREGFELTVGKPQVVTRKVDGKTHEPMERMTIDVPEEYLGAVTQLLAQRKGRMVTMANHGTGWVRMDFMVPARGLIGFRTRFLTDTRGTGIASSIAEGYEPWVGAIETRINGSLVADRSGPVTPFAMVNLQERGSFFVDPTQEVYEGMIVGENSRNEDMDVNITKEKKLTNMRAASSDTFENLTPPRHLTLEESLEFAREDECVEVTPTVVRIRKVILDQSERARVFARTKRA from the coding sequence ATGTCTGTGCCTGCCGGCAAGAGTGTGCGCTCCGACCTGCGCAACGTCGCGATCGTGGCCCACGTCGACCACGGCAAGACAACCCTCGTCGACGCCATGCTCTGGCAGTCGGGTTCGTTCGGGGAGCACGCCCACGTCGAGGTCCGCGCGATGGACTCGGGCGACCTCGAGCGCGAGAAGGGGATCACGATCCTCGCGAAGAACACCGCGGTCCACTACACCGGACCGGCGGCGGCGGCCCACGGCCACCCCGAGGGCATCACGATCAACGTGATCGACACCCCGGGCCACGCGGACTTCGGTGGCGAGGTCGAGCGCGGCCTGTCGATGGTCGACGGCGTCGTGCTGCTCGTCGACGCGTCGGAGGGCCCGCTCCCGCAGACGCGCTTCGTGCTGCGCAAGGCGCTCGAGGCGAAGCTGCCGGTCATCCTCCTGGTCAACAAGGTCGACCGGCCCGACTCCCGCATCAGCGAGGTCGTCACCGAGTCGATGGACCTCCTCCTCGGTCTCGCGAGCGACCTGCACGAGGACGTCCCGGACCTCGACCTCGACGCCATCCTGGACGTGCCGGTCGTGTACGCGGCCTCGAAGGCCGGCCGCGCGTCGATCGTGCAGCCCGCCGACGGCACGATGCCGGACAGCCCCAACCTCGAGCCGCTGTTCCAGATGATCCTGGACAAGATCCCGGCCCCGACGTACGACGCGGACGCGCCGCTGCAGGCACACGTCACCAACCTCGACGCCTCGCCGTTCCTCGGGCGTCTCGCGCTGCTCCGCGTCTTCAACGGGACGATCCGCAAGGGCCAGACGGTCGCGTGGGCGCGTGCCGACGGCACCCTGCAGAACGTCAAGATCACCGAGCTGCTCGAGACCAAGGCGCTCGAGCGGGTCCCCACCGAGTCGGCCGGCCCCGGTGACATCGTCGCCGTCGCGGGCATCGAGGGCATCACCATCGGCGAGACCCTCACCGACCCCGACGACCCGCGGCCGCTGCCGCTCATCAAGGTCGACGACCCGGCGATCTCGATGACCATCGGCATCAACACCTCGCCGCTCGCCGGCCGGGGTGGCAAGGGCCACAAGGTCACGGCCCGCCAGGTCAAGGACCGCCTCGACAAGGAGCTCGTCGGCAACGTCTCGCTGCGGGTGCTCCCGACCGAGCGTCCGGACGCCTGGGAGGTCCAGGGCCGCGGGGAGCTCGCGCTCGCGATCCTCGTCGAGCAGATGCGCCGCGAGGGCTTCGAGCTCACGGTCGGCAAGCCGCAGGTCGTCACGCGCAAGGTCGACGGCAAGACGCACGAGCCGATGGAGCGCATGACGATCGACGTCCCCGAGGAGTACCTCGGCGCGGTCACGCAGCTGCTCGCGCAGCGCAAGGGCCGCATGGTGACGATGGCGAACCATGGCACCGGCTGGGTCCGCATGGACTTCATGGTCCCGGCGCGTGGACTTATCGGGTTCCGCACCCGCTTCCTCACCGACACGCGCGGCACCGGGATCGCGTCCTCGATCGCCGAGGGCTACGAGCCCTGGGTCGGCGCCATCGAGACGCGCATCAACGGGTCGCTCGTGGCCGACCGCTCGGGCCCCGTCACGCCGTTCGCGATGGTCAACCTGCAGGAGCGTGGGTCGTTCTTCGTCGACCCCACGCAGGAGGTCTACGAGGGCATGATCGTCGGCGAGAACTCGCGCAACGAAGACATGGACGTCAACATCACCAAGGAGAAGAAGCTCACGAACATGCGCGCTGCCTCCAGCGACACGTTCGAGAACCTCACCCCGCCGCGCCACCTCACGCTCGAGGAGTCCCTCGAGTTCGCCCGCGAGGACGAGTGCGTCGAGGTCACCCCCACGGTGGTCCGCATCCGCAAGGTCATCCTCGACCAGTCCGAGCGCGCACGGGTGTTCGCGCGGACCAAGCGGGCCTGA
- the dapC gene encoding succinyldiaminopimelate transaminase: MGLRTGDLPDFPWDTLVPFAEKARAYPGGIVDLSVGTPIDPTPAVVRDALAAASDSPGYPTTHGTLDLREAVVDWFVRRRGVRGLDPAAVLPTLGSKELVAWLPSLLGLGVGDVVVHPACAYPTYDVGARLAGAAPVAMDDVVGLLTPESGESADTVADAVRLVWLNSPGNPDGRVLSVDELRAVVDAARATARRTGHRVVVASDECYAELAWDEPWVSAGVPSILDPRVTGGDLTGLLAVYSLSKQSNVAGYRSAFVAGDPVLVAELLEVRKHAGMIVPGPVQAATAAGLRDDDHVAEQRERYRVRRAVLRSALEQAGYVVDGSHAGLYLWVRPEGGGQDCWSTVADLASLGILVAPGSFYGPAAAGHVRIALTASDERVREAAARLTGA, encoded by the coding sequence ATGGGCTTGCGCACCGGAGACCTGCCGGACTTCCCCTGGGACACGCTCGTCCCGTTCGCCGAGAAGGCTCGCGCCTACCCGGGTGGCATCGTCGACCTGTCGGTGGGGACTCCGATCGACCCGACACCGGCGGTCGTCCGGGACGCCCTCGCGGCCGCCTCCGACTCGCCGGGCTACCCCACGACGCACGGCACGCTCGACCTCCGCGAGGCCGTCGTCGACTGGTTCGTGCGGCGCCGGGGGGTCCGTGGGCTCGACCCGGCTGCGGTGCTGCCGACCCTCGGCTCGAAGGAGCTCGTGGCCTGGCTGCCGTCGCTGCTGGGTCTCGGCGTCGGCGACGTCGTCGTGCATCCCGCGTGCGCGTACCCGACCTACGACGTCGGCGCGCGCCTGGCGGGCGCGGCGCCGGTCGCCATGGACGACGTCGTCGGGCTGCTCACGCCCGAGTCGGGGGAGTCGGCCGACACGGTCGCCGACGCCGTCCGGCTCGTCTGGCTCAACTCGCCCGGCAACCCGGACGGTCGGGTGCTGTCGGTCGACGAGCTGCGGGCCGTCGTGGACGCGGCTCGCGCAACCGCCCGTCGTACCGGCCACCGCGTCGTCGTCGCGTCGGACGAGTGCTACGCCGAGCTCGCCTGGGACGAGCCCTGGGTGTCCGCAGGAGTGCCGAGCATCCTCGACCCACGGGTCACGGGTGGCGACCTCACGGGCCTGCTCGCGGTGTACTCGCTGTCCAAGCAGTCGAACGTCGCGGGGTACCGGTCGGCGTTCGTCGCAGGCGATCCCGTCCTCGTCGCCGAGCTGCTCGAGGTCCGCAAGCACGCCGGCATGATCGTTCCCGGACCCGTCCAGGCGGCCACCGCGGCGGGCCTTCGGGACGACGACCACGTGGCCGAGCAGCGCGAGCGGTACCGGGTGCGTCGTGCGGTGCTGCGGTCCGCGCTCGAGCAGGCGGGCTATGTGGTCGACGGGTCGCACGCCGGTCTGTACCTGTGGGTGCGGCCGGAGGGGGGCGGTCAGGACTGCTGGTCGACCGTCGCCGACCTGGCCTCGCTCGGCATCCTCGTCGCGCCGGGGTCGTTCTACGGGCCGGCCGCGGCGGGTCACGTGCGCATCGCGCTCACTGCGTCGGACGAACGGGTGCGCGAGGCGGCGGCACGCCTGACCGGGGCGTGA
- a CDS encoding flavin reductase family protein, whose amino-acid sequence MYRAAIARLPAGVVVVAVHWRGIDYAMTASAVTSVSLEPPMLLFCVHVDARFREALDDVDLWAVSVLAETAEPVATWLASPGRPAVGQLVRVPHTRAPRSGAAWVDDASAWFECRTAAVHRAGDHDIVVGTVLEARQGAPTAGGIVHLRGRMRPVV is encoded by the coding sequence GTGTACCGCGCAGCTATCGCTCGGCTGCCCGCCGGCGTCGTCGTCGTCGCGGTGCACTGGCGGGGGATCGACTACGCCATGACGGCCAGCGCCGTCACGTCCGTCTCGCTCGAGCCTCCGATGCTGCTGTTCTGCGTCCATGTGGACGCGCGGTTCCGTGAGGCGCTCGACGACGTCGACCTGTGGGCCGTGAGCGTGCTCGCCGAGACCGCGGAGCCGGTCGCGACGTGGCTCGCGTCGCCCGGACGCCCCGCGGTCGGCCAGCTCGTCCGGGTGCCGCACACCCGCGCGCCGAGGTCGGGTGCAGCCTGGGTGGACGACGCCTCGGCGTGGTTCGAGTGCCGAACCGCGGCCGTCCATCGGGCGGGGGACCACGACATCGTCGTCGGCACCGTGCTCGAGGCGCGGCAAGGTGCCCCGACCGCCGGCGGGATCGTGCACCTGCGGGGTCGCATGCGCCCGGTCGTCTGA